The following is a genomic window from Spirosoma foliorum.
ATTCAACATAGTCCGATGGTTAAGCCAGGAAAAGAGGGACTTCTGGAAGCACTGGCCTACATGAAGCAAATGCCGAAACCAGCAAGTACCTCAACGCCTTTTCTGCGCCTAATTGCCGAAGGAGACTATGTTGTAACGAACATGAGTTTCGGTTGGGGTGATAAGCAGAAAGTCGTAGTTGACCTGTTCCGATTTCGAAACGGGCAGGTAACTGAGCATTGGGATGCTATTGAAGATCAGCCCGAAACAACCCGAAATGGTAACGCCATGATGGACGGCCCGTTGCCGATTGAGGATAACGGGCAGGTAGCAAACAACAAAGCCCTGGTGTCGGAGTTCTTTGAAAAGGTTTATATCAAGCGCCAACTAGAAGCACTTCCCGATTTTGTTGATGCTAACCTAATCCAGCACATTCCTGAAATTGAAAATGGCATCGCTGGATTAACAGCTTACTTCCATCAGACATCGGATCAATTTATCGTAGAGAAAGTAGCCCATGTTATTGGCGAAGGCGATTTTGTAGTCGTGCAAGCTGAGGGGAAAGTAGGTTCAAAGGCGGCTACGTTCTATACTATTTTCCGTTTGAATGACGGGAAAGTAGTTGAGCAGTGGGGAGTGAAGCAGATTGCTTTGTAGATAGAACTGGCGCGGGCATTTGCTCGCGCCTTTTATCTAGTCAGCATTCGCTGACTCTATTGGCTATTTAGGTGCCAGCGAATGCTGGCTAAATGAAAAGGCACGGGCAAATGCCCGCGCCAGCTTTTTACTCTTCCCAACTCCGCTTAATCCGACTCCCATTTTCCGAAGCTTCGGCGCGTATGTACATATCCACTTCCTGTTGTAGTTCTTCAACGTGTGAAATAATTCCCACCACCCGATTTTCAGCGCGTAACGCCTTTAGGGTTTTGAAGACCGTTTGCAGCGAATCTTTGTCCAGAGTACCAAACCCCTCGTCCAGAAAAAATAGATTCTGCTTCGCTTTGGTCAAATGCTGAATATTGTCAGACAGCGCCAGCGCCAGCGATAAAGCCGCCTGAAAGGTTTGACCACCCGACAGCGTTTTTACACTCCGGGTTTCGCCCCCGTTGAGGTAGTCGCGTACCTGAAAATTGTTTTTTTCATCTAGTTCAAGCTTCAGTTGACTATTAGTCAACTTGAAGAAACGATCATTAGCCGATTCGCAGAGGTTTTTCAAATAAACGGATGAAACATAGTTGACAAAGCCCTGCGCCCGAAACATTTCGTCCATTTTCTTCAAATCCTGCTTACGAAGATCTAACGCATCATACCGTTTCTGATGCTCCTGTTTCTGAGTCCATTGCTGTTTTAGCGTTGTCAGCACATTGGCCAGTCGCCCGAACTCTTTATTTAAACCGTCTTTTTGGTCTCGCAACAGCTTGAGTTGGCTTTGTACAGTTGCCAGCGCAGTTGGATCAAACGGGTGTTTGGCCAGCTCAATTTCCAAATCGGCGATTTGCTTCTCTAAACCAGCCCGTTTTTTGTCAAATTCACGAATGCGTTGCTTTTCCTGATCAATGTCCAGATTACTTTGCAGCACTTGTTCAACGACTTCACGAGTCATAGATTCCCTGACCAGATTTTGAGCAAGGGTCAATTCTACTGCCTGAATTTCCGTCTCCTGGTCGGTCAACTGCTTGCTCAGTTGCTGAAGTTGTTCCGCTAACGTTGCTCGTGATTTCTCGACATCCGATTTCTGCTTATCGGCTTCGTCAAAATTGGTCTTCGTTTGCTCGTAGGCTCGATTGAGAGCGCTTCGCAAATCACTAATCTGGCGCAAATCCCACTTCTCAACCTCAGAAAGACGGTAATAGGCAAGGGATTCAACTTCCCGTTTCAATTGGCCACTCAGACCAGCAATCGCTGTATCGAACTCATTCCGCTTTTTTTCCTCATCGCGCAATACAGTTTCGATATCCTCGATTTGTCGGCTCAACTCCCTAACGATCTTCTGCCCATCCTGAAGTTGCTTTTGCTGTTCGCTTTCCCGACGAATAGTACCCGTCAGGTCGTCTTCCTGGTTTTTGTCGAACTCATGCCAAATGAACTGATCTTCATGTTCGGTCAATTGACGGACTATTTCGGTGCGTTCCTGAATAAGCCGTTTGCTGTTATCTAAAGCTGTCCGAAGATCTTTGGCTAACCCTTCGATGAGCAATCGTAACGCAGTCGTATCATCAATACGCTGATTTACTTTGTTCAGTGCAGCTTCACTTTTCGATACCTCCTGCTGAATTAAATCGGCCTTCGATGTATCCTGAATAGCTTCGTGTCTGGCCGGATGGTGCTCGGAACCGCAAAGAGGGCAGGGGGCACCATCAGTCAGTGAATCGGCAAAATGGGCTAATTCCTGTTTTACGAATGCCTGCTGATAAACCTTTTCGCGGTCTTTACGAATGCCTTTTAGTTGTTCCAACGCGGTATCAATGTGCGCTGGCAATGTTTTCAAGGTAAACGAGGCCCACTCTTCAGGGAAACCTGTCAGCGCCTGGTCTTTTTGGTGTTTGATTTGCTCAATCGCTGTTTCGTACTCAACTAACTGTTTCTGTAAGTCATCAGCCTGCTTTTTCAGTGGCTTATAAACGGCAAACCATTTTTCTGCCTGATACAGACGTTCTAGTTGGGAGGGTTGTCCAAGCAAACGGTCGATAAGGGTCTGGTACGTTTGACGCTGTGTTTTTTGACTATCACACTCTTTCTTTTGTCGTTCAATTCGAGTCGCTAGTTGCTGACGATTGCGCGTCTGGAGTTCAATCGATTCCTGCAACGTTCGTAACTGCTGGACCGTGTCTAACTCATCGATCTGTTGTTGCAATTGGCCTCGACTTTCATAGGCTTTTTTCGTAGCCTCATAAACCGATTGAACACTAACTAACCGACTCTCTGTTAAGGCAAACTGCTTGGCTGCTTTAGTTTTCGCGTCAATCAGACCGGTTTGTTTATCCTGCAATTTTCGAAGCGCTATCAAATCGGCCTGAAACACAAGCCGACATGTTTCATATAAGGCAATCGTCTGCCGAAGCTGATTATAATTGATTTCCAGTGTTTGCAAACTTACTAATTCTCGC
Proteins encoded in this region:
- a CDS encoding nuclear transport factor 2 family protein, encoding MQQEAINKSIIRDFYRRAVSQGDLDFAKQIIADEYIQHSPMVKPGKEGLLEALAYMKQMPKPASTSTPFLRLIAEGDYVVTNMSFGWGDKQKVVVDLFRFRNGQVTEHWDAIEDQPETTRNGNAMMDGPLPIEDNGQVANNKALVSEFFEKVYIKRQLEALPDFVDANLIQHIPEIENGIAGLTAYFHQTSDQFIVEKVAHVIGEGDFVVVQAEGKVGSKAATFYTIFRLNDGKVVEQWGVKQIAL
- a CDS encoding AAA family ATPase, translating into MIPIKLSIQGLYSYQDLQEIDFQKLTGSSVFGIFGKVGSGKTSLLEAISFALYGETERLNSRDNRQYNMMNLKSKHLLIDFEFQAGPDQHIYKFTYEAKRHPKKHHEIGPGERRMFVRQENDWHPIGNEKEDISVLSKQILGLDYENFKRTIIIPQNQFREFLELSPTERTKMMNQLFKLEQYDLAGRIGKLSKSNDDQLAELRGLLSPLEAVTPEAITHAEANIASSMDAVRAKELEIEQLEPNEQQLLHSQTQSQKLASVQRELVSLQTLEINYNQLRQTIALYETCRLVFQADLIALRKLQDKQTGLIDAKTKAAKQFALTESRLVSVQSVYEATKKAYESRGQLQQQIDELDTVQQLRTLQESIELQTRNRQQLATRIERQKKECDSQKTQRQTYQTLIDRLLGQPSQLERLYQAEKWFAVYKPLKKQADDLQKQLVEYETAIEQIKHQKDQALTGFPEEWASFTLKTLPAHIDTALEQLKGIRKDREKVYQQAFVKQELAHFADSLTDGAPCPLCGSEHHPARHEAIQDTSKADLIQQEVSKSEAALNKVNQRIDDTTALRLLIEGLAKDLRTALDNSKRLIQERTEIVRQLTEHEDQFIWHEFDKNQEDDLTGTIRRESEQQKQLQDGQKIVRELSRQIEDIETVLRDEEKKRNEFDTAIAGLSGQLKREVESLAYYRLSEVEKWDLRQISDLRSALNRAYEQTKTNFDEADKQKSDVEKSRATLAEQLQQLSKQLTDQETEIQAVELTLAQNLVRESMTREVVEQVLQSNLDIDQEKQRIREFDKKRAGLEKQIADLEIELAKHPFDPTALATVQSQLKLLRDQKDGLNKEFGRLANVLTTLKQQWTQKQEHQKRYDALDLRKQDLKKMDEMFRAQGFVNYVSSVYLKNLCESANDRFFKLTNSQLKLELDEKNNFQVRDYLNGGETRSVKTLSGGQTFQAALSLALALSDNIQHLTKAKQNLFFLDEGFGTLDKDSLQTVFKTLKALRAENRVVGIISHVEELQQEVDMYIRAEASENGSRIKRSWEE